ATATACGAGGCATTTGGCAGCATATCTTTTATCTGAGCGCTATTTAGCTTTTGCGACCTTGCAAGCGCTATTAAGATATCTTTTTTGCCTAAATTTATAAGGGTAGAAATTTCATCCTCGCTTAGCTCTTTTTCTTTTATCTCTTTTAAAATTTCATTTTCATCTTGAGGCTTGAAATTACTTAGATCCATTAATATCCGCCTCTTAGCTGCACGCTGATATCGCCCGCTCCAAAGCCAACTACGATGCCATCACTTAGGCGGTTTTTCACGCCAAATTCATCTGTAAATTCTATCCCCTCTTCTACCCTCTCGACCTTGTCTGTAAAGATCGGGTTATACTCGCTAAACTCGCTCTTCATATCAACTTCAATCGGATTTTCTCCAGCTGCATAAACTGGCAAAATGACAAGCTCATCAACGCCTTTAAAGCACTCTTTAAAGCCAGGTAAATTTGTGCTAAGTCTTGTGTAGCGGTGTGGCTGAAATATCGCTGTAACACTGTTTATGCCTAAAATTTTGGCGTATTCAAAGACTGATTTTAGCGTTGCTTTTATCTCGGTTGGATGGTGCGCGTAGTCGTCGATTAGGACGAAATTTTTGTTTGCGCTAAGGATGTCAAAACGCTTTTTGATGCCTTTAAAATTTAGTAAATTTTCTCTGATGTCTTTAAGCGGTGTCTCATGCATCGCAGCAAGAATAGCCAAAGATGCGTCTATGGCGATGTGCTCACCCATGCCAAAGGCTTCAAATTTGCCTAAATTTTTAAGATTAAAGCTGGTGTATGGCTGATAGTCTCTTACCACCATCCTAAGCTCCGTGATGTCGGTGCTTGGGTAAAGCCTGATCGCATCAAGCTTAAGCGTGCTTAAAAACTCGTCCTCAGCGTTTATCACTCTAACCTTCGCGCGCTCTAAAAAGCCCTTGTATGCTGCGTAAAATTTAGCTAGATCATAATCGTAGTGCTCCATGTGCTCTGGCTCTGCGTTTGTGACGATGGCTAGATATGGGTTTGAGTTTAGAAAGCTAGAGTCGCTCTCATCAGCCTCAAATACGACGTTATCGCTTTTAGCGTAGCGCATATTTGAGCCAAACTGCTTTGAGATGGCGCCGATGATGACTGAGCCTTCGATAAGGCTTGCTAGCATCGCTGAAGTAGTACTCTTGCCGTGCGCGCCAGCTACCGCAAAGACGCACTTATCCTCAAGCACATAAGGCAAAATTTCTTTTCTTGAAAAGCACTTTATGCCCTTTCGTCTGGCCTCCACTAGCTCGATATTATCCTCTTTTATCGCAGCTGAATAGACCACAAAGTCTTGGTCTTTTATCGCCTCTTTGCAGTGCGGCGTGATGACCTCGATACCTTCATCTTTTAGCTCAAGCGTCGTTTTACTCTCTTTGATGTCACTACCGCTTATCTTGTGGCCTTTTTCGTGTAAAAATCTAGCGATGGCTGAGATGCCGATGCCGCCGATGCCGATGAAATGGACTTTTTTGATCTCGTTGTTTAGCTCTTGCAAATTTTATCCTTAAGTTTTTCGTGATTTTAACAAAAACTACTAAATTTAAGGCTGAAAATGGCTTTTATTTGCTTAAGCTAAAGCTTTCATCTATCAGATCAAAAACTGTTTTTTGTGAGATTTTGGAGTTTAAATTTACACTTATCCAGTGCTTTTTGTTCATATGATATGCCTTAAAAATTTGCCGCTCATCAACTAGTACCATGGCTAGATCTGGGCTGCATTTTAGATTTAAAACTTCTATCATCTCGTCACTTTCAAGACCAAGCTTGCTAGCGCTTAACTGCATAAGTAGTGCAAACCACTTCTCATTTTTCTTGTGACGAAAGGCACTAAAATTTGGATATTTTGGGAAAATTTGCTCGCCTAAAACGTTAAATTTCTCTTTTATATATTTTTCAATCTCGCTTCGTTTCAAATTTCACTCCAAAATTCTTTTAAAAAGCGATCATTATCATAGTTGTGATGGCACATTACTCAACTCACAATTGTGATAACTTTTGCTAAATTTGCTCTTTTCTGCCTAGGCACAGCGTTTTATCTTTTAAATTTAGCCTCTATCTGCATAAAACCCCAAGTGCTTCTAGCCTCGCTAAGCTCCTTTTTGCTAAGCTCATCTATCATCATCTCTTCATTTTTTCCGAGCCTATTTTTAACTTCACCAAACGGATTAATAAGCATCGAATCGCCGTAAAAGCTCCACTGCGCATCCTCACTTTTATGGCTTCCTACGCGGTTTACGCGGAGCACGTAGACGTTGTTTGTAAAGGCTCTAACCTTTAAAAGCTCCTCCCAGCGCGCCTGCGAGAAAAATGTACAAGCCGTTGGCACGAGCACGATATCGACCTTCTTAGCGCTCATATACGCCCAGCACACATCAAAGTGCGCCTCATAGCCAAACATGACGCCGACCTTAAATTTATCATATGTAAAGACAGGCAAATTTAGCTCATCGCTTGTGTTATTAAAGAATTTCGCCTCATTCCAGTGAGCGTAAGGCATGAGAATTTGCTGATCATATAGCTTGACTTGTGTTGGGGTAAATTTGGCTAGACTTTTAAAAATTTCCTTGCCTTTTAGATTTACAATGGGTGCAACGATATTTAGATCATACTTTTTTGCCATTGCAAAAAGAGCCTCTTTTTTGCGCTCGCTCTGCTCTTTTATAAGGCTTTTTGGCATGCTAATGAGCTCTTTAAAAAAGCTATTTAGCACGTATTCGCCAAGGACAACAAGTCTTGCGTTTTCGTCCGCACAAATTTTTAGGTAATAATCAAGCCTAGCTTCGCTTAAAGGCTGCGTTGGTAGCTGAAGAGCACAAATTCTACTCATCATCCACCTGCTTTATGCTAAGTTTTGCATTTTCTAAAATTTCTCTTGCTTCATTTAAAAGTTTTTTGCCTTGTTCGTGCAGCTTTATGCTATTTTCTAAGCTCACATCATCTTTGTTTAGATCGTTTAAAATTTTATCTGCTAGGGCTAATTTTTCTTCAAAGCTTTGCTCTTTTTGCTCCATTTTCTATCCTTTTAATATATTTTTTATATATCCATCAAATTTTTCTATCTCGACCAAAAAGGCGTCGTGGCCGTAGTTGCTATCTATCTCTACAAAATTTGTATTCTCTCCTCGCCCCATCTCACAAAGCGTGTCATAAATCTCTCTCATGCAGCACGGCGGAAAGAGCAGATCGCCTTTGAAAGCAATTAGATGCAAATTTGCTTTGATCGGCGCAAGGGCGTCTTTTAGGTTGTCATAGTGTCTTGTACAGTCAAAGATGTTCATCATTTTTACGATGTATAGGTAGCTTAGTGGGTCAAACCTCTTTGGGAAGTTGTAGCCGTTGTACTCCATGTAGCGATCCACCTGAAAGCGCCCAGAAAGCTCGTAAAGACCGTCAGTTTCTACGTAGTTTCGTCCAAATTTCTCATCCATACTATCAGGGCTTAAAAAGCTTATATGGCCCGCCATCCTGCCGTAAGCCATACCTTTTAGACCATTTTTTCTTATCAATTCCGCGTCGTATTCGCCGTTTTTGAAATTTTCATCGTTTAAAATGGCTTCGATGGCGATTTTGTTAAACGCTATCGCCCATGGCTTAGTCTGGTAGGTGCTTGCTAGCATTATGATATCTTGTGCAAATTCTGGAAACTCGATAGCGTAGCAAAGTGCCTGCATACCACCAAGACTACCGCCTATCACGGCTCTTGCTCTCGTGATGCCAAGCTCGCTAAATAGCCTCATCTGCGCCTTTACCACGTCGCTTATGGCAAGGACTGGGAAATTTAGCCTATACTCTTTGCCGCTACTTCGATCAACGCTTAGCGGCGAGGTCGAGCCAAAGCACGAGCCTAAGATATTTACGCAAATAACGTAAAATTTATCCGTATCGACCGCCTTTTTACTGCCTATTAGCCCGTCCCACCAGCCAGCTTTCTCATCGCCTGCGTATGTGCCAGCAGCGTGGTGCGAGCCAGTTAGGGCGTGACAAATCACGATAACGTTGCTTTTATCAGCATTTAGCGTGCCGTAAGTCTCGTAAATAAGCTTGAAATTTGATAGCATACGGCCACTCTCAAGATAGAGTGGCTCGTTAAATTTAATAGTTCTAGTTTGCAGGTCTAACACTAATTAACTTTGTAGTTTGGTGCCTCGTGAGTGATAACTACGTCATGGACGTGGCTCTCTTTTAGTCCTGCGCTTGTTATCTCGACAAATTCAGCTCTTTCTTGAAGAGTTGGGATGTCTTTTGCGCCAACATAGCCCATAGCGCTTCTTAGGCCGCCTATTAGCTGATGTATCACATCTTTTATGCTGCCAGCAAATGGCACACGGCCTTCGATGCCTTCAGGCACAAGCTTGTCTTGAGCGGTGCCCTCTTGGAAGTAGCGGTCCGAGCTGCCCTTTGTCATAGCGCCTATTGAGCCCATGCCACGATATACTTTATACTGGCGACCTTGGAATGTTATAAGCTCACCTGGGCTCTCCTCGCAACCTGCAAGCAAGCTACCAGCCATAACGCAAGCTGCACCTGCTGCAAGGGCTTTTGCCACGTCGCCTGAGTATTTTAAACCACCATCAGCAATAACTGGGATGCCGTATTTTGCTGCTTCGCTTGCGCAGTCATCAATCGCTGAAATTTGAGGCACGCCAACGCCAGCAACGATCCTTGTAGTACAAATAGATCCTGGTCCGATGCCCACTTTTATGCCGTCTGCTCCTGCTTCTGCTAGGTCTTTTACGGCTGCTGGGTTTGCGATATTGCCAGCTACGACATCGACATTAAAATTTGCTTTTACCTCTTTTAAAGTGTCGATGATGCCCTTTGAGTGGCCGTGAGCTGAGTCGATGACGATGACATCTACGCCAGCATCGACTAGCGCTTTAGCGCGGTCTATCTGACCCACGCCAATAGCCGCAGCCACGCGAAGTCTGCCATAGCTATCTTTGTTTGCGTTTGGATACTCTTTACGTTTTTTTAGATCTTTTATGGTGATAAGGCCGTCAAGTCTGCCGTCTTTATCGACGATAGGTAGCTTCTCAACCCTATTTTGAGAGAAAATTTTCTCCGCATCATCAAGCGTGCAGCCCTTTGGTGCAGTGATAAGTGGCGCTTTTGTCATGCGGTCTTTTACCAAAGTGCTCATATTTGTCTCAAATCTCAAATCGCGGTTTGTTAAAATTCCTATTAGTTTGCGGTCTTTGTCGATGACTGGAACGCCTGAAATATGAAGATCTGACATAAGGCTTAGAGCTTCAGCCACGGTTGCTTCTGGATTTATAAAGATAGGATCGATGATGACGCCACTTTCGCTTTTTTTGACGCGTTTGACCTCTTTTGCTTGGCTTTCGACATCCATATTTTTGTGGATGACGCCGATACCGCCGAGCCTTGCCATCATGATAGCAGTTCTATGCTCAGTCACCGTATCCATCGCAGCAGAGACGATCGGGATATTTAGCGTGACATTTTTGCTGATCCTGGTTTTTACATCAACTTGCTTTGGCAAAATTTCAGAGTATTGCGGCACAAGAAGCACATCCTCAAATGTTAAAGCTCTCTTTACTATCTTCATATTTTTATCCTTTTATTAAATTTTCTAGGCTCTTAGCACCATTTATCAAGGTCTGTTCGTCCCACGCTTTTGCGATGAGCTGAGCGCTCACGTTTAAATTTTGATCATCTTTGCCAACTGGCACAGAGATAGCTGGTAGGCCTGCTAAATTTACGCTGATAGTGTAAATGTCGCTTAGATAGGCCTGAAGCGGATCGCTGTGTGCTCCAAATTTATAAGCTGTGCTTGGAGCAACTGGCATGAAGATGAGATCATTTTCTTCTAAAATTTTCTCGTACTGAGCTTTTATATGCGCTCTTGCTTTTTGCGCTTTGATGTAGTAAGCATCGTAGTATCCGCTACTTAGTACAAATGTACCAAGCAAAATTCTTCTTTTTACCTCTTCGCCAAAGCCCTCTGAGCGTGAATTTACATATAGCTCTTTTAAATTTCTAGCCTCTGCGCATCTGCCGTATCTTACGCCATCGTAGCGGCTTAAATTTGCGCTTGCCTCTGCAGTTGCGATGATGTAGTAAGCTGCGACGTCATATTTTGAGTCTTCAAAATTTGTGTAAGTTACGCTGTGACCGTGTGATTTTAGCTTCTCGATTGCTAGATTTAAAGCAGCTTTTGTCTGCTCGCTTGCGTTTTCGACGTAGTTTTTAATGACGCAAATTTTTAGTTTTTTGTTGCCATCTATCTTGTCGCTAATGCTCACAAATGGCACATCTGCGCTCGTGCTATCTTTTGGGTCATGTCCAGCGATAGCATCATATAAAATGGCTGCGTCTTCTACGTTTTGAGCGATCGGGCCTATTTGATCAAGACTGCTTGAGTAGGCACCAAGGCCATATCTGCTCACTCTGCCGTAAGTTGGCTTAAGTCCCACGCATCCGCAAAATGCCGCTGGCTGGCGGATCGAGCCACCAGTGTCGCTACCAAGTGCTGCGACTGCAAGACCAGCTGCGACTGCTGCTGCTGAGCCACCACTACTGCCACCTGGGACGTGAGCATGATTTAGTGGGTTTAGTGTTTTGCCGTAAAATGAGCTCTCAGTCGTGCTTCCCATCGCAAATTCGTCCATATTTGTGCGACCAAATGGAGCTAAATTTTTGCTAAGTAGCTTCTCGATAACGGTTGCGTTATAAGGTGCTACGTAGCCTTGTAAAATTTTAGAAGCACTTGTGACGCTCCAGCCTTTTACTTGGATGTTGTCTTTTATAGCGATAGGCACGCCCTCGCCTAGTTTTGCGATCTCTAAATTTGCTAGCTGCTCGACATAAGCGCCAAGCTCTTTTTCTTTTATGATCTTTGCCTCAAGCTCGGCTCTTAAATTTCTTATCTCTTCAGCTGAAAATTTCAAAGCTTCTTTTAAAGTTACCACTATTTTTATCCTTTAAATTTATTAACCAAAAATATGCCAAACAAGCTAACAACGACCACCGCGGCGATCGTTGCTATTATGATAGTTGCGCTTACTGGCTCACTTAGCACTTATGACCTCTTCACATCTTGGGCATAGCGCATCTTCTTTGCTAGCATTAAATTTCCAGCATCTTGGGCATTTGTGAAGGTTGCTTGCTATGATTTTAAATTTATCACCCTCAAGCTCAAACTCAGCTAGTGGCTCGCTATCATCGTAAGGTCTAACCGAGCTTACCATGTAAAGATCAGCCACTTCGCGCTCGTCATAGCTTGTGATGTTGTGGCTTGTGGTCTCTAGGCTTAGCTCTAGAGTTGATTTTATCTTTTTGTCCTTTTTAAGAACGTCCACGATCTCGTTAAATTTCTCCCTGCTGGCAAAAAGCAGCTCATCTTCAAAACTAAGATCAAAAATGATTGGCTCATAGACTAAGTCAAACGCGTCTTTTGCGTCGCCTTTGATGATCTTTGGAGCGTAGTCCATCACCTCATCGACGGTGTAAGTAAGCGTTGGAGCGATGAGTGGCAAAAGTGCCTTTGTAATGATCGCCATTGCGCTTTGAGCCGACCTTCTTCTTGGGGCGTCTTTTGCGTCGCAGTAAAGCCTATCTTTGCAAACGTCAAGATATACGCCGCTAAGATCGGCTGATAAGAAATTTAAAAGGATATTAAAGCCCTTTGAAAAGTCATAATTTCTAAAGCAAGCGCTCGCCTCATCAAAGACCTTTTTAGCGCGTGCTAAGATCCACTTATCAAGGATGTTAAACTCTGTATTTAAGCTTTCAAGGTCATTTACGTTTGCTAGTAAGAAGCGGATCGTGTTGCGGATTTTGCGGTACTGCTCGCTGATTTGCTTTAATATATCTTCGCTTATTTTTAAATCGCTCGAGTAATCACTCATGCCAACCCAAAGGCGCAAAATTTCTACGCCATGAGTCTTGGCCACGTCTTGTGGAGCGATGACGTTACCCTTGCTCTTACTCATCTTCTCGCCCTTAGCATCGACTGTGAAACCGTGAGTTAGGATGCTCTCGTAAGGTGCGTGAGAATTTATAGCTGTGCTTACTAGAAGCGAGCTTTGAAACCAACCGCGGTGCTGATCTGAGCCCTCTAGATACATGCTTGCAGGGTATTTGCCAGCATCGTAGTTGTCGCTTTGTAAGACCGCGTGCCAAGTCGAGCCGCTATCAAACCAAACATCAAGGATGTCCATCATTTTTTCTAAATTTTCAGCCTTGTATTTTGAGCCTTTTGGTAAAAGCTCGTCTATACTTAGCGCCCACCACGCATCAGCGCCTTTTTCTTTAAAAATGCCTGCGATGTGGTCTAAAATTTCACTATCAAATATAACTTCTTTTGTCGCTTTATCTCTAAAAAACGCGATCGGAACGCCCCAGTCACGCTGACGAGAGATACACCAGTCTGGGCGATTTTCTATCATTGAGCCTATTCTTTTTATACCAACGCTTGGATAAAATTTAACCCTTTCAAGCTCCTCGCGTGCTGTTTGTCTAAGTGTTTTTCCACCTAGTTTAGCCTCATCCATAGCTATAAACCACTGCTTTGTGGCTCTATAAATAACAGGCTTATGCGTTCTCCAGCAAAATGGATAAGAGTGCCTAAATTTAGAGACGCTAAGTAAATTTTTGCCAAGTAGCTCTAAAATTTTCTCATTTGCTTTAAAGATGTGCATACCGACAAACTCGTCTACCACGTCGCTTCTAAATAGTCCATGATGTTTTAAGCTCTCATCGTAGCAGCCACCATCATCAACCGGCATCAAAATTTCGCTAAAACCATATTTTAGGCAAACATAGTAGTCGTCCTCGCCGTGTCCTGGAGCTGTATGAACAAGTCCAGTACCCCCATCCATCATGACGTGATCGCCTAGTAAAAATTTAGACTTTCTGCCGTTTAGTGGATTTATCGCGTGAGTGTTTTCCAGTAGGCTTGATTTAAACTCTTTTTTGATCTCACCTTTGCTTAGGCCGCTTTGTACAACGCTTTCAAGTAGTGGCTTTGCAAAGATCAAATTTTCAGCCGTTAGCACGTAAATTTCATCTGGATTTAGGCTTATGGC
The genomic region above belongs to Campylobacter concisus and contains:
- the murC gene encoding UDP-N-acetylmuramate--L-alanine ligase is translated as MKKVHFIGIGGIGISAIARFLHEKGHKISGSDIKESKTTLELKDEGIEVITPHCKEAIKDQDFVVYSAAIKEDNIELVEARRKGIKCFSRKEILPYVLEDKCVFAVAGAHGKSTTSAMLASLIEGSVIIGAISKQFGSNMRYAKSDNVVFEADESDSSFLNSNPYLAIVTNAEPEHMEHYDYDLAKFYAAYKGFLERAKVRVINAEDEFLSTLKLDAIRLYPSTDITELRMVVRDYQPYTSFNLKNLGKFEAFGMGEHIAIDASLAILAAMHETPLKDIRENLLNFKGIKKRFDILSANKNFVLIDDYAHHPTEIKATLKSVFEYAKILGINSVTAIFQPHRYTRLSTNLPGFKECFKGVDELVILPVYAAGENPIEVDMKSEFSEYNPIFTDKVERVEEGIEFTDEFGVKNRLSDGIVVGFGAGDISVQLRGGY
- a CDS encoding MmcQ/YjbR family DNA-binding protein, whose protein sequence is MKRSEIEKYIKEKFNVLGEQIFPKYPNFSAFRHKKNEKWFALLMQLSASKLGLESDEMIEVLNLKCSPDLAMVLVDERQIFKAYHMNKKHWISVNLNSKISQKTVFDLIDESFSLSK
- a CDS encoding carbon-nitrogen hydrolase family protein, with translation MSRICALQLPTQPLSEARLDYYLKICADENARLVVLGEYVLNSFFKELISMPKSLIKEQSERKKEALFAMAKKYDLNIVAPIVNLKGKEIFKSLAKFTPTQVKLYDQQILMPYAHWNEAKFFNNTSDELNLPVFTYDKFKVGVMFGYEAHFDVCWAYMSAKKVDIVLVPTACTFFSQARWEELLKVRAFTNNVYVLRVNRVGSHKSEDAQWSFYGDSMLINPFGEVKNRLGKNEEMMIDELSKKELSEARSTWGFMQIEAKFKR
- the xseB gene encoding exodeoxyribonuclease VII small subunit; the encoded protein is MEQKEQSFEEKLALADKILNDLNKDDVSLENSIKLHEQGKKLLNEAREILENAKLSIKQVDDE
- the metX gene encoding homoserine O-acetyltransferase MetX; amino-acid sequence: MLDLQTRTIKFNEPLYLESGRMLSNFKLIYETYGTLNADKSNVIVICHALTGSHHAAGTYAGDEKAGWWDGLIGSKKAVDTDKFYVICVNILGSCFGSTSPLSVDRSSGKEYRLNFPVLAISDVVKAQMRLFSELGITRARAVIGGSLGGMQALCYAIEFPEFAQDIIMLASTYQTKPWAIAFNKIAIEAILNDENFKNGEYDAELIRKNGLKGMAYGRMAGHISFLSPDSMDEKFGRNYVETDGLYELSGRFQVDRYMEYNGYNFPKRFDPLSYLYIVKMMNIFDCTRHYDNLKDALAPIKANLHLIAFKGDLLFPPCCMREIYDTLCEMGRGENTNFVEIDSNYGHDAFLVEIEKFDGYIKNILKG
- the guaB gene encoding IMP dehydrogenase, producing MKIVKRALTFEDVLLVPQYSEILPKQVDVKTRISKNVTLNIPIVSAAMDTVTEHRTAIMMARLGGIGVIHKNMDVESQAKEVKRVKKSESGVIIDPIFINPEATVAEALSLMSDLHISGVPVIDKDRKLIGILTNRDLRFETNMSTLVKDRMTKAPLITAPKGCTLDDAEKIFSQNRVEKLPIVDKDGRLDGLITIKDLKKRKEYPNANKDSYGRLRVAAAIGVGQIDRAKALVDAGVDVIVIDSAHGHSKGIIDTLKEVKANFNVDVVAGNIANPAAVKDLAEAGADGIKVGIGPGSICTTRIVAGVGVPQISAIDDCASEAAKYGIPVIADGGLKYSGDVAKALAAGAACVMAGSLLAGCEESPGELITFQGRQYKVYRGMGSIGAMTKGSSDRYFQEGTAQDKLVPEGIEGRVPFAGSIKDVIHQLIGGLRSAMGYVGAKDIPTLQERAEFVEITSAGLKESHVHDVVITHEAPNYKVN
- the gatA gene encoding Asp-tRNA(Asn)/Glu-tRNA(Gln) amidotransferase subunit GatA codes for the protein MVTLKEALKFSAEEIRNLRAELEAKIIKEKELGAYVEQLANLEIAKLGEGVPIAIKDNIQVKGWSVTSASKILQGYVAPYNATVIEKLLSKNLAPFGRTNMDEFAMGSTTESSFYGKTLNPLNHAHVPGGSSGGSAAAVAAGLAVAALGSDTGGSIRQPAAFCGCVGLKPTYGRVSRYGLGAYSSSLDQIGPIAQNVEDAAILYDAIAGHDPKDSTSADVPFVSISDKIDGNKKLKICVIKNYVENASEQTKAALNLAIEKLKSHGHSVTYTNFEDSKYDVAAYYIIATAEASANLSRYDGVRYGRCAEARNLKELYVNSRSEGFGEEVKRRILLGTFVLSSGYYDAYYIKAQKARAHIKAQYEKILEENDLIFMPVAPSTAYKFGAHSDPLQAYLSDIYTISVNLAGLPAISVPVGKDDQNLNVSAQLIAKAWDEQTLINGAKSLENLIKG
- the ileS gene encoding isoleucine--tRNA ligase, which codes for MDYKETLLLPETNFPMRGNLPQNEPQRLKSWYEERKVYEKMKKNRQKAVKNFNIHDGPPYANGHLHIGHALNKILKDIITKTHYFYGENVRYVPGWDCHGLPIEQQVEVKLGDKKKELSKVEIRELCRQHAREFIDIQRNEFKSLGIIGDFENPYMTMKFEFEADIYKALCEIAKKGLLVERSKPVYWSWAARSALAEAEVEYEEKEDYSIYVAFELDSDALEKLGIKEASAVIWTTTPWTLPANQAISLNPDEIYVLTAENLIFAKPLLESVVQSGLSKGEIKKEFKSSLLENTHAINPLNGRKSKFLLGDHVMMDGGTGLVHTAPGHGEDDYYVCLKYGFSEILMPVDDGGCYDESLKHHGLFRSDVVDEFVGMHIFKANEKILELLGKNLLSVSKFRHSYPFCWRTHKPVIYRATKQWFIAMDEAKLGGKTLRQTAREELERVKFYPSVGIKRIGSMIENRPDWCISRQRDWGVPIAFFRDKATKEVIFDSEILDHIAGIFKEKGADAWWALSIDELLPKGSKYKAENLEKMMDILDVWFDSGSTWHAVLQSDNYDAGKYPASMYLEGSDQHRGWFQSSLLVSTAINSHAPYESILTHGFTVDAKGEKMSKSKGNVIAPQDVAKTHGVEILRLWVGMSDYSSDLKISEDILKQISEQYRKIRNTIRFLLANVNDLESLNTEFNILDKWILARAKKVFDEASACFRNYDFSKGFNILLNFLSADLSGVYLDVCKDRLYCDAKDAPRRRSAQSAMAIITKALLPLIAPTLTYTVDEVMDYAPKIIKGDAKDAFDLVYEPIIFDLSFEDELLFASREKFNEIVDVLKKDKKIKSTLELSLETTSHNITSYDEREVADLYMVSSVRPYDDSEPLAEFELEGDKFKIIASNLHKCPRCWKFNASKEDALCPRCEEVISAK